Genomic DNA from Nomascus leucogenys isolate Asia chromosome 10, Asia_NLE_v1, whole genome shotgun sequence:
ACTGCACCCCCTCCCTTGCCCGCCCCTCcgcccctgccccctccctcccccgcccGGGGCCTTCCCGGGCCTTCGGCggctgcaaagaaaaaaagagagagagaaaagggggcaAAAAAAAGCAGCAGCGGAGGGAGCGGCGGCGGAGGAGAGCGCGCGcgcgccccctccctccctccctccccctccccctccccccaattTCCACCGCGGCCAATTCATGGACAGGAACTACCCCAGCGCCGGCTTCGGGGACCCGCTCGGCGCCGGGGCGGGATGGAGTTACGAGAGGTCAGCGAAAGCTAGGTAAGGAGCTGAGGGTGGCCTGGAGAAGGGGGCCAAGGGGTGGGAGCCcagccgggccgggccgggcccgCCCGGCGACGCGTGCATCGCAAACTCCCCTCCGGCTTGCAAGGGAGCGGCCTTCCTCGGTTTGTAACAACGCCGCCGCCCCAGTTTGCAAATTGCAAACTCCGCCAAAGCCAGCTCCGGCATGCAAAGGGAGAATTGCAGCGGGAAAATGGGGGTGCAAAACAATTTCGGACGGGAAGGCcttgggaaggtgggagggactGGCGAAGCAAGGCCTGGACTTCCCCCCATCCTTGGATTCCCGGCTTGGTGACCCCTCCCCCCGCGCCCCAGGCACTGCTCTTGCAAAggtgggaagaagagaagaattagAACGCAGATTGGGGGGCGCGAACCCCCTCTCAGGTCCTATTGTTCCGGGACTGTGCGAGGCCGCGCCACTAGGCGCCCCCCCAAGAATTCCGCGCGCAGAGTGGGCACGGGGCCCCGCCCCCTTCCTAAGCTGGGGTTCTGTGTGTGTAGTGGGGGGGTCCGGCATCTGGGACACGCCCCCTTTaatgcccccacccccaaaggCAGAGAATCCTAGTTGATCGCAAGGAGTGGAGCGTTTGCCCTCTTGAGTCTGGCCACGGACTGGGGCCGTTGCATGGGAAGAGTCGGATGTTTCccgggtgtgtgtttgtgtgtctgagCGTGGGCCCTGTGCGTGCGTGGCTGGCAGCGTGTTCACCTGTGAATCTGCCCCTTTCCTGCTGCTTCTTCACCTATCCTGCCTTCACCTTCACCTGCCCTCACACTTCACCTATCCCCGAGCACCTCCCCCCCCAACACACCTGGATTTCCCAGCAGGGCATAACCCCAAGTGTGTCAGGATTTTCCGTGTGGGATTCCTCCGTCTATATCTTTTCTTCCCCACGGGTGAGTTGAATACCCGTTTGCACACATACCTGGCATTGCACGGGCCCATGCATTTGAACCTCAACCCCCGGGGATGGTCGGTGTTCTTGTTCACACTTGTACCTGGTACTTTCCCCGGATCTTATTCCCTCTTCTCTCCGCCCCCCAAACCGTTGCCGCTTGGGAACCGATCTGCCTCCCGCTCCCAACTTGTTTTGCACCACCCCATGAAGTTCAGGGCCTATGTGTTCCCGTGTGTCTACGGAAGAGGAGGCGTCCATGTGGACCTCTGGCGTTGGCCCCATGGCCTGTGTCGCCGGGACGGGGGCTGGGGGGGTTGGTGGGGTCGACGGGGGAGGGCTCTCATTTGCAACTCAAGACGCTTCCTCTGCCTTGGACCCTCTTCTGTGTGTTAGTCTCGTCTCTGAGCATGCCTGTTTGTAAACGTGAGACTATCCGGGCTCTCTATTCGGGCTCTAGAGTGGGGGCCATTTCTGTGGCTCTTTAGTTGGGCACCCCGATTCCCTTGTGTTCTCCCCTTTAGGGCCTACGGTTCCTTAGCTTAACACCCCCAACCCCCGTCAGCTGGAAGGGTCCCCCCAACTCCCCGGGGGGTTTCCTGAGCTTCCTTCTCAGAAGGCAGCTTGGAAGAACCCCCTGACgtctcccctttccccccagcTTGGTTTATGGCAGCTCCAGGACCTCGCACCCCGAGACGGACATCTTACACCGCCAGGCCTACGCGGCCCCCCACCCACTGCAAAGCTATGCCACCAACCACCACCCGGCAGGTACGGCCCCCATCCCGCCCCGCTTTGGGCTGGCCCTCCTCCCCCCCTCCCGATGCAGCTGATTGGCTGTTGAAAGTTCCGCCCCTCCTAATTGGCCGTGGCCTGTGCCGTGGCCCGCCCCTTGCTGTGTCTCCTCCGATTGGTTGCCTTTGAGGCTGCTGGTCCCAGCTTCATTTCTCGCCGGATTCGTCCGCCCCTGCCTCGCCCCGCCCCTTTCGCTCCAATTGGCCCTGTACCACCAGCCCCCAAATCCCACCTTCTCTTCCAGGCTTTTCCGCCTCTCTCCAGCCCACCCCAATTCTTTCCCTCTGGGTTTGCCCTATTCTTTTGGCTCTTTGGaactctgaattctttcttcctgATTCCCTTTCTTCCTGATTGGCTCTAATTCTCTGGCCCGcccccttttattttattttgccccATTGCCTTATTCTACCCCCCTTGCCTTTGCCTCCAAGGTTTCTGATTGGTTCCCTCTTCCTAGGGGTACTGGTAATGGCATGATGCGGTCCAGTTTGACCCTTGACCCTCCTGATTggctccttccctttttccctccccATCTTTTTTTCTGAAGCTTCCCACATAGCTCAATCCCTTTTGACTCGTTCTCTGGTCTTTCTTAGACTTCACCGTAccattctttcctcttccttgctGGAAATATCCAAATTTGGTCTCCCTCCCGGCCTTACTGAAGACTCTATTCTTTTGCCCCGGCTCTTTCGCTTCTAGATTTTTCTACGCTTTCTTCTACCATTTCCTACCTGGGCCCCTGTCCTTATGACTGGATTGCCCCTTGTCTTGCTTTACTGTCTCacctttcccccttccctccgCTCATTCGTGTCTCATTAGCTTGGTTCTGTCCATCTTCTTTTTGAATTTGCCCTTTTCTCTCCAATCCCCTTCTTTTCCTGATCCAACCTGCTTTTGGCCTCTTGCCTTTCTCTCTTGACCGTATCCTACCCACCCCCACCTGGCTGACTATACCCCCTGTCCCCGGCCAGGCCTCTCCGGACTCTTCGACACTGGCCTCCACCACGCGGGCTCAGCAGGGCCCGACGCCTCCGTCATGAACCTCATCTCGGCCCTGGAATCCCGGGGCCCCCAGCCTGgcccctctgcctcctctctcctctcccagtTCCGCAGTCCTTCCTGGCAAACAGGTAAGCCCAGCGCCGGCCCTGCAGGGCCAGGGTGGGACTGGCTTACTGTCCTCTCTGACCCGAGGTCTTCCTCATCTCCAGCCATGCACACGCCAGGCCCCACGGAGCTCTTCATCTCGGGCGCCCTGCCGGGTTCCAGCACCTTTCCGTCCTCCTCTGCCCTGTCGGCTTACCAACACCCGGCTTCCTTCGGCAGCCGCCCCTTCCCAGTGCCctcgtccctcagcctccaggacCCCCCATTCAGCCCTCCAGCTAACGGGCTCCTGTCCCCTCATGACGTGCTGCACCTGAAGCCCTCGCAGGCACCCACGGTGCCCTCTTCACTGGGCTTCGAGCGCCTGGCAGGGGGTGGTGTCTTGGGGCCAGCTGGTCTTGGTCCAGCCCAGACCCCCCCTTACCGCCCTGGTCCCCCAgacccaccaccacctcctcgcCACCTCCCAACTCAGTTCAACCTGCTGGCTTCCTCTtccgctgccgctgccgctgccgaGCAGTCCTCCCCACAGCTCTATAACTTCTCGGGTGCTGCCCCGGGCCCACCGCCGCCTGAGCGGGCCCTGCCCCGCCAGGACACGGTCATCAAGCACTACCAGCGGCCAGCCAGTGCCCAGCCCCCACCACCCCCGCCACCAGCCCATGCCCTCCAGCACTACCTGAGCTGTGGAGGCAGCTACCCCTCCATGGGCCACCGGGCCAACCTGGCTTGCAGCCCCCTGGGTGGTGGGGAGCCCTCCCCGGGTGCTGGGGAGCCTAGCAAGGCTGGTCCCAGCGGAGCCACGGCGGGGGCATCTGGCCGGGCCACAGGCCCTGAGGCAGCAGGGGgcggtggggctgggggtggtggcggagGTTACCGCCCTATCATTCAGTCGCCTGGGTACAAGACGGGCAAAGGTGGTTATGGAGCAGCTGCCGGGGGTGCCACCAGGCCCCCCCCACCCCGTTCGACCGCCACCCCCAAATGTCAGAGCCTGGGTGGGCCAGCAGCTGCCTATGCCACTGGGAAGGCCTCTGGGGCTGGAGGGGCAGGGGGCCAGGCTTATTCCCCTGGTCAGCCTCAAGGGCTTCTGGGACCCCAGGCCTACGGGCAAGGGTTTGGAGGGGGGCAGGCACAGGACTTGAGCAAAgcccccagctactcagggggcccCCCACAGCCCCCCAGCGGCCCCCCTCCTCCTGGCCTGGCCACATGTCAGAGCTACTCCCCGGACCAGCTGCAGGGGCAGCTGTATGGGGTGCAGGGCGAGCCATACCCAGGGCCAGCAGCCCACTCCCAGGGGCTGCCCACAGCCAGCCCCTCGCTCAGCTACAGTACTGGGCATTCCCCAGCGCTCTCAGGCCATGGGGGTGGCTGGGGACCTAGCTCCCTGGGAGGCGGCGGTGAGGCCAGCCCATCTCACATCATTCGTCCACTCCAGTCACCGCCTGCCACCGGCCGCCCACCTGGAGTTGGCTCTCCAGGAGCCCCTGGCAAATACCTGAGCTCAGTCTTGGCCTCAGCGCCTTTCCTGGCACCTCCGGGAGCTGGCAGCTATGCAGCTGGAGCAGGTGGCTACAAGGGCAAGGGGGATGGCTCGGAGCTGCTGGCGGGCCCAGGTGGGCCTCCAGCGGAGCGCACAGAGGATGAGGAGTTCCTTATCCAGCACCTCTTGCAGGCGCCCAGCCCTCCTCGGACCTCAGGGGCGGACGGCTTGGTGGGCGAGGACGGGGCAGCAGATGCCTCTAAGGGACTTGGGGGGAGTGGCGGGGCTGGGGGACCGCCGGGTACACCCTACGAGTTGGCCAAGGAAGACCCCCAGAGGTACCACCTGCAGAGTGTCATCCGCACCAGTGCCAGCCTGGATGAGGGTGCCACCGCGGCACTGGAGCTGGGcctggggaggctgaaggagaagaagaaagggcCAGAGCGGGGTGGCGAGACCCCCGAGGGGCTGGCCACCTCTGTTGTCCACTATGGGGCAGGTGCCAAGGAGCTGGGGGCCTTCTTGCAAAAgagccctccacccccacctcccacggCCCAGTCCACCCAGCCCACTCCCCATGGCCTCCTTCTGGAGGCCGGGGGCCCTGACCTCCCACTGGTGCTGCCTCCGCCTCCCCCCCAGCTGCTCCCCTCGGTCCTCAGCCATGCCCCCAGTCCCTCTCCCAGCGCCTCCAAAGCCGGCGTTCACCTCCTTGAGCCAGCCACCCGCGATGGGGCACCCCAGCCACCTCCACCGCCACCCCCGCCTCCACCACCCATGCCCCTGCAGCTCGAGGCCCACCTCCGCAGCCATGGCCTGGAGCCCGCGGTCCCCAGCCCCCGCCTGCGACCCGAGGAGAGCCTGGATCCGCCAGGCGCCATGCAGGAATTGCTCGGGGCTCTGGAGCCGCTGCCCCCGGCGCCTGGGGACACCGGCGTAGGCCCGCCAAACTCGGAGGGCAAGGATCCCGCAGGCGCCTACCGCAGCCCCAGCCCGCAAGGCACCAAGGCGCCGCGTTTCGTGCCGCTCACCTCCATCTGCTTCCCTGACTCCTTGCTCCAAGACGAGGAGCGCAGCTTCTTCCCCACCATGGAAGAGATGTTTGGTGGAGGGGCCGCGGACGACTACGGCAAGGCCGGGCCACCCGAGGACGAGGGGGACCCCAAGGCGGGCGCTGGGCCACCCCCTGGCCCCCCTGCCTATGATCCCTATGGGCCCTACTGTCCTGGCCGGGCGTCGGGAGCCGGGCCTGAGACACCGGGCCTGGGCCTGGACCCCAACAAGCCCCCTGAACTGCCCTCCACGGTCAACGCCGAGCCGCTGGGCCTGATCCAGAGCGGCCCCCACCAGGCGGCGCCACCACCCCCGCCTCCGCCACCGCCGCCTCCCGCGCCGGCCTCCGAGCCCAAGGGTGGCCTCACCTCGCCCATCTTCTGCTCTACCAAGCCAAAGAAGCTGCTCAAGACGTCCTCCTTCCACCTGCTGCGGCGCCGCGACCCACCTTTCCAGACCCCCAAGAAGCTGTACGCCCAGGAGTACGAGTTCGAGGCGGACGAGGACAAGGCCGATGTGCCCGCCGACATCCGCCTCAACCCCCGGCGCTTGCCTGACCTGGTCTCCAGCTGCCGCTCCCGCCCGGCCCTCTCGCCACTGGGGGACATCGACTTCTGCCCACCCAACCCGGGACCCGATGGCCCCCGGCGCCGTGGCCGCAAGCCCACGAAGGCGAAGCGTGATGGGCCGCCCCGGCCACGGGGGAGGCCCCGGATCCGCCCGCTGGAGGTCCCCACCACTGCggggcccgcctcggcctccacgCCCACTGATGGCGCCAAGAAACCCCGGGGCCGGGGCCGAGGCCGGGGTCGAAAGGCTGAGGAGGCAGGGGGCACGCGGTTGGAGCCCCTGAAGCCACTTAAGGTGAGGGGGATGGGGTATTGTAGGGGATAGGGGAGTAGCTGTGCCCgatgtttgagtttttttttttttgagacggagtctcgctctgtcgcccaggctggagtgcagcggcgcgatctcggctcactgcaagctccgcctcccgggttcacaccattctgcctcagcctcccgagtagctgggactacaggtgcccaacaccacacccggctaattttttgtatttttagtagagacggggtttcaccgtattagtcaggatggtctcaatctcctgacctcgtgatccacccccctcggcctcccaaagtgctgggattacagacgtgagccactgcacccggcctcctgaTGTTTGAGTCTTAAAGGAAGGGTTTATGGCCACACCTTGACATTTTTGGGGCAGGAGGATAATAAGGTTTACATTCCTAAAATCTGTGAGGAAGTTAGCGTGAGGAATTTCAGGGTCCCACTGACAGAGAAACCTAAGAATTGAAATTCTGAATCTAGGCTGGGCagagtggttcatgcctgtaatcccagcactttgggagactgaggtgggaggatctcttgaacccagatgttcgagactagcctggtcaacgtagtgagaccctggtctctattaaaaacaaaaatttagccaggtgtggctgcgtgtacctatagtcctagctactcaagaggctgaggtgggaggatctcttgagcccaggagttcaaggctgcagtgagctatgactgcatcactgcactgtggcctgggccactgtgagaccctgtctcaagaaataaaggaaattctgggtttagggagagaggcaggaggttGGAGCTTATGCTGgtttgaaactcctgacctcaagtgatccgccagccttagcctcccaaggtgctgggattacaggcgcgagccacctcACCCGGTCTGCTTGCTTTTAGCTTCTGTATCCCAAAGGATGGGCATTCAGGGATCCTACATTCCTGGGTCTCATGGGAAACGGGTCTAGAGACCTGAACTGGGCTGTAAGTGAAGAGCTCAGTGAGTCTAAGTTCCTGGTCTTCTGAGGGAGGAACTCCAGTCTTGTCCTCCTAGAATCTAAGACAAGGGGTCTGCAGGTTTGAATTCTATGAATTCACAGGCTGAGCACCTGTAAATTTGGATTtttgggggctgagggaggatgGGACTGGGGGCCCAGACTACTGGGCCCTCACGGCCCGCCACTCCCATGTCTAGATCAAGCTGTCTGTGCCCAAGGCTGGCGAGGGTCTGGGAACCTCATCGGGTGATGCCATATCAGGCACTGACCACAACAGCCTGGACTCGAGCCTGACTCGGGAGAAGATTGAGGCCAAGATCAAGGAGGTGGAGGAGAAGCAGCCGGAGATGAAGTCGGGTTTCATGGCCTCCTTCTTGGACTTCCTCAAGTCAGGCAAGCGCCACCCACCACTCTACCAGGCGGGCCTGACGCCTCCGCTCAGCCCTCCCAAGAGTGTGCCACCCTCTGTGCCAGCCCGaggcctgcagccccagccccctgccacccCTGCTGTGCCACATCCCCCACCTTCCGGAGCCTTTGGGCTTGGGGGTGCCTTGGAGGCTGCGGAGAGTGAGGGACTGGGGCTGGGCTGCCCTTCACCCTGCAAGCGGCTGGATGAGGAGCTGAAGC
This window encodes:
- the PRR12 gene encoding proline-rich protein 12 — protein: MDRNYPSAGFGDPLGAGAGWSYERSAKASLVYGSSRTSHPETDILHRQAYAAPHPLQSYATNHHPAGLSGLFDTGLHHAGSAGPDASVMNLISALESRGPQPGPSASSLLSQFRSPSWQTAMHTPGPTELFISGALPGSSTFPSSSALSAYQHPASFGSRPFPVPSSLSLQDPPFSPPANGLLSPHDVLHLKPSQAPTVPSSLGFERLAGGGVLGPAGLGPAQTPPYRPGPPDPPPPPRHLPTQFNLLASSSAAAAAAEQSSPQLYNFSGAAPGPPPPERALPRQDTVIKHYQRPASAQPPPPPPPAHALQHYLSCGGSYPSMGHRANLACSPLGGGEPSPGAGEPSKAGPSGATAGASGRATGPEAAGGGGAGGGGGGYRPIIQSPGYKTGKGGYGAAAGGATRPPPPRSTATPKCQSLGGPAAAYATGKASGAGGAGGQAYSPGQPQGLLGPQAYGQGFGGGQAQDLSKAPSYSGGPPQPPSGPPPPGLATCQSYSPDQLQGQLYGVQGEPYPGPAAHSQGLPTASPSLSYSTGHSPALSGHGGGWGPSSLGGGGEASPSHIIRPLQSPPATGRPPGVGSPGAPGKYLSSVLASAPFLAPPGAGSYAAGAGGYKGKGDGSELLAGPGGPPAERTEDEEFLIQHLLQAPSPPRTSGADGLVGEDGAADASKGLGGSGGAGGPPGTPYELAKEDPQRYHLQSVIRTSASLDEGATAALELGLGRLKEKKKGPERGGETPEGLATSVVHYGAGAKELGAFLQKSPPPPPPTAQSTQPTPHGLLLEAGGPDLPLVLPPPPPQLLPSVLSHAPSPSPSASKAGVHLLEPATRDGAPQPPPPPPPPPPPMPLQLEAHLRSHGLEPAVPSPRLRPEESLDPPGAMQELLGALEPLPPAPGDTGVGPPNSEGKDPAGAYRSPSPQGTKAPRFVPLTSICFPDSLLQDEERSFFPTMEEMFGGGAADDYGKAGPPEDEGDPKAGAGPPPGPPAYDPYGPYCPGRASGAGPETPGLGLDPNKPPELPSTVNAEPLGLIQSGPHQAAPPPPPPPPPPPAPASEPKGGLTSPIFCSTKPKKLLKTSSFHLLRRRDPPFQTPKKLYAQEYEFEADEDKADVPADIRLNPRRLPDLVSSCRSRPALSPLGDIDFCPPNPGPDGPRRRGRKPTKAKRDGPPRPRGRPRIRPLEVPTTAGPASASTPTDGAKKPRGRGRGRGRKAEEAGGTRLEPLKPLKIKLSVPKAGEGLGTSSGDAISGTDHNSLDSSLTREKIEAKIKEVEEKQPEMKSGFMASFLDFLKSGKRHPPLYQAGLTPPLSPPKSVPPSVPARGLQPQPPATPAVPHPPPSGAFGLGGALEAAESEGLGLGCPSPCKRLDEELKRNLETLPSFSSDEEDSVAKNRDLQESISSAISALDDPPLAGPKDTSTPDGPPLAPAAAVPGPPPLPGLPSANSNGTPEPPLLEEKPPPTPPPAPTPQPQPQPPPPPPPPQPALPSPPPLVAPTPSSPPPPPLPPPPPPAMPSPPPPPPPAAAPLAAPPEEPAAPSPEDPELPDTRPLHLAKKQETAAVCGETDEEAGESGGEGIFRERDEFVIRAEDIPSLKLALQTGREPPPIWRVQKALLQKFTPEIKDGQRQFCATSNYLGYFGDAKNRYQRLYVKFLENVNKKDYVRVCARKPWHRPPVPVRRSGQAKNPASAGGSSAPPPKAPAPPPKPETPEKTTSEKPPEQTPETAMPEPPAPEKPSLLRPVEKEKEKEKVTRGERPLRGERATSGRQTRPERSLATGQPATSRLPKARPTKVKAEPPPKKRKKWLKEAGGNAAAGGGPPGSSSDSESSPGAPSEDERAVPGRLLKTRAMREMYRSYVEMLVSTALDPDMIQALEDTHDELYLPPMRKIDGLLNEHKKKVLKRLSLSPALQDALHTFPQLQVEQSGEGSPEEGAVRLRPAGEPYNRKTLSKLKRSVVRAQEFKVELEKSGYYTLYHSLHHYKYHTFLRCRDQTLAIEGGAEDLGQEEVVQQCMRNQPWLEQLFDSFSDLLAQAQAHSRCG